From the Pseudomonas baltica genome, one window contains:
- a CDS encoding cyclopropane-fatty-acyl-phospholipid synthase family protein, whose product MNSFSAKAGISTHGLSSSLLRRGVMRQLQALKHGQLIVFEGGERLLFGTPGQALLGEIHIHDSAIWGLVASNGSIGAAEAFIHGYWTTPDLTAVIRVFVSNLDVLDAMEQGLARISRPLVKGLHWLNRNTRKGSKKNIEAHYDLGNDLFEQFLDPTMMYSAAQFSSPDDTLEQAQLNKLQRICQKLALTADDHLLEIGTGWGSMALYAAQHYGCRVTTTTLSNEQFAYTRQRIDEAGLGDRVTLLLQDYRDLEGLYNKLVSIEMIEAVGHRFLPTYFRKCAELLTDDGVMLIQAITIRDQRYEQAKRNVDFIQRYIFPGGALPSVQKMLHIVGKDTDMNLLHMEDFGLHYARTLRLWHDNFRLAHGRLRELGYDEYFLRLWEFYLCYCEGGFLERTIGTAQLLFAKPQAQPQPLLGRLGA is encoded by the coding sequence ATGAATAGTTTTTCGGCCAAAGCCGGTATCAGCACCCATGGCCTGAGCAGCTCGTTGCTGCGCCGCGGCGTGATGCGCCAGTTGCAGGCGCTCAAGCACGGGCAGCTGATCGTTTTCGAAGGTGGCGAGCGCCTGCTGTTCGGCACGCCTGGCCAAGCGTTGCTGGGGGAAATTCACATTCACGACAGCGCGATCTGGGGACTGGTAGCGAGCAACGGCTCGATCGGCGCCGCGGAGGCATTCATCCACGGTTACTGGACCACGCCGGACCTGACTGCGGTGATTCGCGTATTTGTCAGCAATCTCGACGTGCTCGATGCCATGGAGCAGGGCCTGGCGCGCATCAGCCGGCCACTGGTCAAGGGCCTGCATTGGCTCAACCGCAACACCCGCAAGGGCTCGAAGAAGAATATCGAGGCCCATTACGATCTCGGCAACGATCTGTTCGAGCAGTTTCTCGACCCGACCATGATGTATTCGGCCGCGCAGTTCAGCAGCCCCGACGACACTCTGGAACAGGCGCAGTTGAACAAGTTGCAGCGCATCTGCCAGAAACTCGCCCTGACTGCCGACGACCACCTGCTGGAAATCGGTACCGGCTGGGGCAGCATGGCGTTGTACGCGGCGCAGCATTACGGCTGCCGAGTGACCACCACGACGCTGTCCAACGAACAGTTCGCCTACACTCGCCAGCGCATCGATGAAGCGGGCCTGGGCGATCGCGTGACCTTGTTGCTGCAGGATTATCGCGACCTTGAAGGACTTTACAACAAGCTGGTATCGATCGAGATGATCGAGGCGGTGGGCCATCGCTTCTTGCCGACCTACTTTCGCAAATGCGCCGAATTGCTGACTGACGACGGGGTGATGCTGATCCAGGCCATCACCATCCGCGACCAGCGCTACGAGCAGGCCAAGCGCAATGTCGACTTTATCCAGCGCTACATATTCCCCGGCGGCGCCCTGCCATCAGTGCAGAAGATGCTGCATATCGTCGGCAAAGACACCGACATGAATCTGCTGCATATGGAGGATTTCGGCCTGCACTATGCGCGGACCTTGCGCCTGTGGCACGACAACTTCCGCCTGGCCCACGGGCGCCTGCGCGAGTTGGGTTATGACGAGTATTTTCTGCGTTTGTGGGAGTTTTACCTGTGCTACTGCGAGGGCGGTTTTCTGGAGCGCACCATCGGTACGGCGCAGTTACTGTTCGCCAAACCACAGGCGCAACCGCAGCCGTTGCTCGGGCGTCTTGGCGCCTGA